The Carassius auratus strain Wakin chromosome 40, ASM336829v1, whole genome shotgun sequence genome has a segment encoding these proteins:
- the LOC113058468 gene encoding tapasin-related protein — MRLYNMFWTFGGLILAFLCLGVTGSQSLYDVQWLPCLFVDEHVRLNEKSHIETKYINREAVLQFGNVGDKPIHPTITFLVTASKVDMRRYLEGSKDTLLCEIRRYSTGGIVMRWPTAGAQDHNVWFTCTIRHTQGLFVITSFLRHATASPAQAQIDFMEWKEISDGDLLTTSAVMVVLTQTPSVKVRLSKVPSLHCKFAVDHKLPHATVEWRQQQHGERSKLFSYSSRTGKTEGSGVDVQAISAGNASIKLPPTSIHSEGTYICSVMVPPLNGSQDISLTISEQPRVSINVISPLTLTLGKGEKLICDAEGYYPLDATIEWYIEESGGSPTSPIMENVRYFSHQHHKDGTYSHSAWFYLQPGLEDSGNKYTCRVSHKSLLSPIHKSFYLIVKGPDYTMWYFVIIAMLVLLFYIFAGRKSARKRFF, encoded by the exons ATGAGATTATACAATATGTTTTGGACTTTTGGCGGTCTTATCCTAGCATTTTTATGCTTAG GTGTAACTGGCTCACAGTCTCTTTATGATGTTCAGTGGCTTCCTTGTCTGTTTGTGGATGAGCATGTTCGTTTAAATGAAAAAAGCCACATAGAAACCAAGTATATCAACAGAGAGGCTGTGCTTCAATTTGGAAATGTTGGCGACAAGCCTATACACCCTACTATTACCTTCCTCGTCACAG CCTCTAAAGTGGATATGAGGCGTTATTTGGAGGGAAGTAAGGATACACTTCTCTGTGAGATCCGTAGATACAGCACTGGAGGGATTGTAATGCGCTGGCCTACTGCAGGAGCGCAGGATCATAACGTCTGGTTCACCTGTACAATACGCCATACGCAAGGCTTGTTTGTCATCACCTCCTTCCTCAGACACGCAACTGCATCTCCTGCCCAAGCACAGATTGACTTCATGGAATGGAAAGAAATCAGTGATGGGGATCTCCTGACAACATCAG CTGTGATGGTTGTTTTGACTCAAACACCCTCAGTGAAGGTGAGATTATCGAAGGTGCCAAGCCTGCACTGTAAGTTTGCAGTGGATCATAAATTGCCTCATGCAACAGTGGAGTGGAGACAGCAGCAGCACGGGGAGCGCAGCAAGCTCTTCAGCTATTCCAGCCGCACGGGGAAGACAGAAGGCAGCGGAGTAGATGTCCAGGCCATTTCTGCCGGAAACGCCTCCATTAAACTTCCCCCCACCAGTATACACAGCGAGGGCACATATATCTGCTCTGTGATGGTTCCTCCTCTCAATGGCAGCCAGGATATTTCTCTTACCATAAGTG AACAACCCCGTGTGTCTATAAACGTGATTTCCCCCTTGACTTTGACACTTGGTAAGGGCGAGAAGCTAATATGTGATGCAGAGGGGTACTATCCATTGGATGCAACTATTGAGTGGTACATTGAAGAATCTGGAGGCAGCCCTACATCTCCGATAATGGAGAATGTACGGTACTTCAGTCATCAACATCACAAAGATGGCACATACTCGCACTCAGCCTGGTTCTATCTGCAGCCTGGCCTGGAGGACTCTGGAAATAAGTACACCTGCAGAGTATCCCATAAGTCCTTACTCAGTCCTATCCACAAGAGCTTTTATCTCATAGTTAAAG gACCTGACTATACCATGTGGTATTTCGTCATAATTGCTATGCTAGtacttcttttttatatatttgctg gTAGAAAATCAGCAAGAAAG AGGTTTTTTTGA
- the dhrs13b.1 gene encoding dehydrogenase/reductase SDR family member 13b.1, with translation MAEEILLIAGVAIAVLMIFRIYVRGAQCKSKAKLHGKTVIVTGSNTGIGRATAADLARRGARVILACRNLTRGQTAVAIVQRESGSKNVVFMELDLASLKSVRSFAETFLKTERRLDILINNAGVYMQGTTDDGLGLMFGVNHLGHFLLTNLLLDRLKECVPSRIVTVSSYLHNYGNLDFDTLRTHKEFGVGDSPASVFWIYSNSKLCNVLFTHELAKRLQGTNVTCYSLHPGAINSDLTRNLTKMSRRLLKPIAALFFKDVEAGAQTTLYCAVQEGIESLSGRYFSNCDVQKVKPKAQDDAVAKKLWEVSETLCGLS, from the exons ATGGCAGAAGAGATATTGTTGATCGCGGGTGTTGCGATTGCGGTGCTGATGATATTTCGTATCTATGTACGTGGAGCGCAATGCAAAAGTAAGGCTAAACTGCATGGCAAGACGGTCATCGTTACAG GTAGTAACACGGGCATCGGTAGAGCCACAGCGGCGGATTTAGCGCGGAGAGGCGCGCGAGTCATTCTGGCCTGCCGTAACCTAACACGCGGCCAAACTGCTGTCGCTATCGtgcaaaga GAAAGTGGAAGTAAAAATGTGGTGttcatggagctggatttggccaGTTTGAAGTCAGTGCGCTCCTTTGCAGAGACCTTTCTCAAGACAGAGAGAAGACTGGATATTCTCATCAACAATGCAG GAGTTTATATGCAGGGCACTACTGATGATGGTCTTGGTCTTATGTTTGGTGTCAACCACCTTGGTCACTTCCTTCTGACTAACCTATTGTTGGACAGATTGAAAGAGTGTGTGCCAAGCCGCATTGTCACTGTATCttcatatttacataattatggGAACCTTGACTTCGACACACTTCGCACTCACAAGGAGTTTGGAGTAGGTGATTCTCCTGCGAGTGTCTTCTGGATATATTCAAACAGCAAACTGTGTAATGTGCTCTTCACACATGAGCTCGCAAAGAGGCTTCAAGGAACCAACGTGACCTGTTACAGCCTCCACCCAG GTGCTATAAACTCTGATCTGACCCGTAATTTGACTAAAATGTCCAGAAGGTTATTGAAACCCATCGCAGCTCTGTTCTTTAAGGATGTAGAGGCTGGTGCCCAGACGACTCTATACTGTGCTGTGCAGGAGGGCATTGAATCCCTGAGTGGCAGGTATTTCTCCAACTGTGATGTGCAGAAAGTGAAGCCCAAGGCTCAAGATGATGCTGTGGCCAAAAAGCTATGGGAAGTGAGTGAGACATTATGCGGTCTGTCCTGA